One Actinomycetota bacterium DNA window includes the following coding sequences:
- a CDS encoding SDR family oxidoreductase, whose translation MDLDLANRRVLVTGSSSGIGTGIAQEFAAEGALVVVHGRNEERANAVADGIRAAGGQAAVAVGDLSNNEGASAVAQAALAAFGGIDILINNAGGGSEIAEDVSFFKMTPEDLIYTYEANTVAAFRLIQALVPAMRERGWGRVINIASAAGVTPTSAQPDYGPAKAAMINLSLGLSKTLKMTGVTVNCVSPGMTMTENLVSGMLTTFAQKRGWGDDVQRAKDYFVKGTGQTANRPAEVADIAYACVMLASPRADIINGTNFHVDAGISPAIN comes from the coding sequence ATGGATCTGGATCTTGCCAATCGGCGTGTGCTGGTCACCGGAAGCAGCTCTGGGATCGGCACCGGAATCGCTCAGGAGTTCGCCGCTGAAGGTGCACTCGTCGTCGTGCATGGACGCAATGAGGAGCGAGCCAATGCAGTGGCTGACGGCATCCGAGCAGCGGGTGGGCAGGCAGCAGTTGCAGTTGGAGATCTTTCCAACAATGAAGGCGCGAGTGCAGTAGCTCAAGCCGCACTTGCGGCTTTTGGCGGCATCGACATACTCATCAACAACGCTGGCGGCGGTTCAGAGATCGCCGAAGATGTCTCCTTCTTCAAGATGACGCCCGAGGACTTGATCTATACCTACGAGGCGAACACTGTGGCCGCCTTCCGGCTCATCCAGGCATTGGTACCAGCCATGCGGGAGCGTGGTTGGGGTCGGGTCATCAATATCGCTTCAGCGGCCGGAGTCACTCCCACTTCAGCTCAGCCGGACTATGGCCCTGCCAAGGCGGCGATGATCAACTTGTCCTTGGGTCTGTCGAAGACCTTGAAGATGACGGGTGTAACTGTGAACTGCGTGTCCCCGGGGATGACGATGACAGAGAACCTGGTGAGCGGCATGCTCACCACGTTCGCCCAGAAGCGCGGCTGGGGCGATGACGTCCAGCGAGCGAAGGACTACTTCGTGAAAGGAACTGGCCAGACGGCAAACCGACCCGCTGAAGTTGCCGACATCGCCTATGCCTGTGTGATGCTGGCCAGTCCGCGTGCTGACATCATCAACGGCACCAATTTCCACGTAGATGCCGGAATCTCTCCAGCAATCAACTAG
- a CDS encoding glucose 1-dehydrogenase, giving the protein MSFLDTLFDLSGKTVVVTGGSRGLGKEMALACAAAGADIVVASRKLDACKLVTDEIERVYGRAAMPYSVHIGRWDELEPFVDAVYARFGKIDVLINNAGVSPAYDKNTDVTEQLFDSINNLNYKGPFRLTALVGERMQAAGSGSVINISSGASVRPGGDNIPYGSAKAALNTLTQGFAAAYGPEVRVNCVMSGAMLTDIVRDFYSGPDQPSIQGLPMGRIGDPKEIVGAVLYLASSASSYTTGATIRVDGGAS; this is encoded by the coding sequence ATGAGCTTTCTGGACACACTCTTTGACCTATCAGGCAAGACTGTTGTTGTGACCGGCGGCAGTCGCGGACTAGGAAAGGAGATGGCCTTGGCATGCGCCGCGGCAGGGGCTGACATTGTGGTGGCCAGCCGAAAACTCGATGCATGCAAACTCGTGACTGATGAGATTGAGCGCGTCTACGGGCGTGCTGCAATGCCTTACTCAGTGCATATCGGACGATGGGATGAACTCGAACCGTTCGTCGACGCTGTGTACGCGCGCTTTGGGAAGATCGACGTCCTCATCAACAACGCCGGAGTCTCCCCCGCTTACGACAAGAATACCGACGTCACCGAGCAGCTGTTCGATTCCATCAACAACCTGAACTACAAGGGCCCTTTCAGACTGACAGCACTCGTGGGTGAACGAATGCAGGCAGCTGGCTCAGGATCAGTCATCAATATCAGTTCTGGAGCATCCGTGCGACCCGGCGGAGACAACATCCCCTACGGCAGCGCGAAAGCAGCGCTCAACACATTGACTCAGGGATTTGCTGCGGCATACGGGCCTGAAGTACGCGTCAACTGCGTGATGTCCGGAGCCATGCTCACTGACATTGTCAGAGATTTCTACTCCGGACCAGACCAGCCCTCCATCCAAGGTCTGCCAATGGGTCGGATCGGGGACCCAAAGGAGATTGTTGGTGCTGTGCTCTACCTAGCTTCGAGTGCCTCGTCGTACACGACCGGAGCCACCATCCGCGTCGACGGTGGCGCTAGCTGA
- a CDS encoding hemerythrin domain-containing protein — protein sequence MAKSASKAPANTQMMVIVHSALGRDLARARKVLAAAPLADAQRKALAVQLRWMMQFLHHHHVSEDVGLFPLVRSRTVDADELLEVMEAEHQAIGPGLRAIQEESVRFELGDEAGQPAQLISAIDLLESALIPHLMHEENDFLPLVASTLTSQDWQKWDQQYNIKHRSIFQLGFTTQWLLDDASDEDKRYVASVIPLFVRPVLLRGFAFSYRRHSSRCWG from the coding sequence GTGGCGAAGAGTGCGTCGAAAGCACCCGCGAACACGCAGATGATGGTGATCGTGCACAGTGCACTGGGCCGCGATTTGGCTCGTGCCAGGAAGGTGCTGGCAGCTGCTCCGCTGGCAGACGCGCAGCGCAAGGCACTGGCTGTTCAACTCCGGTGGATGATGCAGTTCCTGCATCATCACCACGTGAGTGAGGACGTGGGGCTCTTCCCACTCGTCCGATCCCGCACTGTCGATGCCGATGAGCTTCTCGAGGTCATGGAGGCCGAGCATCAGGCAATCGGGCCCGGACTCCGCGCAATTCAGGAAGAATCCGTGCGCTTCGAATTGGGCGATGAGGCTGGGCAGCCAGCACAACTCATCTCAGCCATTGACTTGCTTGAATCTGCTCTCATCCCGCACCTGATGCATGAAGAGAATGACTTTCTGCCATTGGTGGCTTCAACGCTCACCAGCCAGGACTGGCAGAAATGGGATCAGCAGTACAACATCAAGCACAGGTCAATTTTCCAATTGGGCTTCACGACTCAATGGCTCCTGGACGATGCAAGCGATGAGGATAAGAGATACGTGGCGAGCGTTATCCCACTCTTCGTCCGGCCTGTCCTGCTCCGCGGTTTTGCCTTCTCCTACCGTCGGCACAGTTCTCGCTGCTGGGGCTAG